The proteins below are encoded in one region of Phaseolus vulgaris cultivar G19833 chromosome 1, P. vulgaris v2.0, whole genome shotgun sequence:
- the LOC137815490 gene encoding uncharacterized protein, translated as MADKLPFGKGASINRPPLFCGVNYQFWKVRMKIFMHSTNKGIWETIENGPFIPQVKRDEVLIDKPSSEWTEAESKKAKFYWIAKNIITSALSCDEFFRVSQCSSAKEMWDILKVTHEEKNDVKRA; from the coding sequence ATGGCTGACAAGTTGCCTTTTGGGAAAGGTGCTTCCATAAATAGGCCACCACTGTTTTGTGGTGtaaattaccagttttggaaagtaagaatgaaaatctttatgcatTCAACTAATAAGGGTATTTGGgaaacaattgaaaatggtcccttTATACCTCAAGTTAAAAGAGATGAGGTTTTAATTGATAAACCTTCATCTGAATGGACTGAGGCTGAAAGCAAGAAAGCAAAGTTTTACTGGATtgctaaaaatataataacctctgctttgagttgtgatgaatttttcagggtatCACAATGTAGttcagcaaaggaaatgtgggacattcTTAAAGTCAcacatgaagaaaaaaatgatgTTAAGAGGGCCTGA